GGCCACCTTCTGATGAAGGCGATTACCCGGCGCTTGCTCAGCCTGCGCGGTGCCGGAAAGCGGGTCGTGATCGTCGTCGACGAAGCACAGGCCCTGCCGATGGAGAGCCTGGAGGCGCTTCGCTTGTTGACAAACATCGAGACGGAGACGACCAAGCTGCTACAGGTGGTTCTCCTCGGTCAGCCGGAACTCGACGAACTTCTGAATCGAAAGGAATTGCGCCAGCTCAAGCAGCGCATCGCCTTCTCTCACCGCCTCACCCCGGTGGACCCTCTTGGACTGAAGGCCTACGTCGGGCATCGCCTGCGCGCTGCAGGGCGCAACGCGCCCGGTCTTTTCGAACCCACCGCTCTTGTGGAACTCCATCGCGCAACCGGGGGAGTACCGCGTCTGGTCAACATCCTGTGCCATAAGGCGCTGATGCTCGCGTATGGACGCGGCGAAAACCGCGTTTCGCGCGCACACGTGCGTCTGGCTGCGAACGACACAGAGGGTACGCGTCGTACCTGGCTTCAGAGCCTCGGCACATTGAGGGGCCGACGCGCATGAGCGTGATCAACGACATGCTTCGCGATCTGGAGAATCGGCGCGAAGAGATTCGGCCGATGGATCCGGG
This DNA window, taken from bacterium, encodes the following:
- a CDS encoding AAA family ATPase — protein: MYLEHFGLKQLPFALTPNTGFMWKDGGHREALNVMMVALRSGEGFVKIVGEVGTGKSLLCRALLNQLGDDFVTAYIPDPFLTPLGVRLAVAEELGLKPKPDAKGHLLMKAITRRLLSLRGAGKRVVIVVDEAQALPMESLEALRLLTNIETETTKLLQVVLLGQPELDELLNRKELRQLKQRIAFSHRLTPVDPLGLKAYVGHRLRAAGRNAPGLFEPTALVELHRATGGVPRLVNILCHKALMLAYGRGENRVSRAHVRLAANDTEGTRRTWLQSLGTLRGRRA